The window ggACGCAAAGGTGCGCGCCCTCAACGCCGACCCGGCCGCCAAGCACGAGGTCTCGACGGCCTACTTTTTCGATCACTTCGCCACGCCCGCGGACATTGCCGTCATGGTCATGGAGGAGGACTTCATCGGCGCGCACGAGGAGCTGATTCCCAGTGTGAGCGCGGGCGAGCTGGCGCATTATGAAAAGGTGAGGGCGCTGTTTGAAGGAGGCGGGCCCGAtaagcagaagcagcagcagcagcagcagcagcagcagcagttggTAGATCGCGGCAAGAGACCGGCTTCTTCGACGAGATCGGGCAGTAGTGCTGCTGGTCGGTCAGCGTCGTCGAGCAAAGGCAAGGGTAAAGGAAAAGCTGTTGCGACGACGGATGATGAGCTTGAGGCGGATGAGGAGCGGGTCAATGGTAAGGGCAAGGGGAAGGCGGTGATGGGATTCCAGGACGGGACGGCgagtgatgatgaagacttGTATGAGTGAGGATGAAGGAGAAGTGAAGGGGAAAAAGCAAGTTAAGATTCATgtaggggggggggggggttgatTTTTTTAAATGCTCATACAgatgcatatatacatatacatataatGGTGAAAGTTTCTATatagatggaagaagagggaaaattCAAATGCATACAACTACCAATACACATTCGTTCCTACATCTTGCTCGCATCCACCACAACACTCCCCTTGGCCGCCATCCCCCCCTCTGGCCCTTGCACCCAAACATCCCACTCCTCGTCCCTCACCCGCCTCACGCAAACAGTCATCTCCTCGCCAACATACAGCGGCGCGTAATTCCTATACACGATAGACTTGACCAGCCCtcttccagcaccagcaacatGGTCGTTGAGCACGCGCAGCATAAGAGCCAGCGTCAACGGCCCGTGCACGAGAATCGTCTTGTGCCCGTCTTGCCATCTCGCGTAGCCGGGGTCGAGGTGGATGGAGTGGGCGTTGAATGTGAGTGCTGAGAAGTGGAAGAGGTGGGAAGGCGTGGGGATGAGAGAGATAGAGTGTGTAGGGGGGTGAGGGTCTATAAAAATAGCAAGTTAGAATCATATTCTCGttgttttgtctcttcttcatcacaaCTCACATTTAATGATTctcggagcagcagcagcagcagcagctaccTCTTCCGCCCCCTTGCGCATAAACACCAACGTCCTCCTCTCCTCAACATCCCAGCTCCTCTCCCCAACCCCATGCCCAAGCCCATACCTCCTCCACAAATCCACAAACACCCTTTCATCCCACTTCCCACCGCCCTTGACCCTCACATCCCCAATCTCCTCCCTACACACCCACGCCCTCCCATCAAGCACCAGCCCTTGACCCCCCCCCAAACCGCACCTCCCCCCCCAGCCCAAAGCCTCTTTGTAAACTCCCCGCTCGGCGCATGATCCCGATCCGCCCCGTCAAACGCCAACCCGCTCGCCGCCGTCTGCAGCGGGAAATACACCAAGTGGTGGCCCTGCGGAAGGTGTCTCTCCGACGACATGAgcagcgatgaagacagcGGCGGTGGTGCGTGGAGCAGGTCTGAGAGCGTGGTGGTGAGGAGGTGGGAGGGCATGGGGGTGAGGTAGTCGCGGATGATTTTGGGGGGGCGAGATTTCATTTCTTGGATGTTGACGGGGGTATATTTGGATGATGTTGAGAAATGGTTTGATGCCGCGGCTGTTATAGAAGAAGGGATTGGTGATTTGGACGGCCGTTGATGGCGGAGTGGTCCTGCCACCCTCAACCCTCTGGGCTGCATTGTAAATATGTATCGGTATGAGCTTATGTGTATATAAGTTTGTGTTTTATCTGCTTCTGAAAATAAACAATTTggtcaagatgaagagttgAATTGCAATGTAGCTGGCTGGTGATAATCGCAACTCAACATCCATCATCCTTATCGATACCAAATCACCTCGGCTTTAAAACCACCGTCATCACAGGCGGCTAAGAGCGGCACCTTACATTCCCATCTCACTGCACATCTCATAAAACCTCGtaagcaaaaaaataaacatcTGTAATCAAATCTTATGGAACGGCAAAAAAGAGTAACCACTGCGACCGTGTAAGCCGGGCAGCGaaaataattttaagaaTCTTACTAGCTCCGCAGGTGTGTCTCCAAGCGGGCAACATGTCATGTTGAAGCAAAATAATCCCAACTCAGCCAACAACTTACTTACAATTAACCACATTTGTTCACATACACTTGCCATGTATGATTGCGCATACACTTTGCTTAACGCAGCAATTCATCAAGTTTAAAAACCAACAAACGTCTACCAAGCTACAAGCCCCCAAAGTCTggacatcttttttttttctgtttctctttttattttccgTTTCAGATTCATTCATTCTATTCATACTAAATCTTGCAAATCTCATGCACCCCATGGTGACATCAAAAAgtttgccatcttctttttccaataCCCTTGAATACCCCAGACATACCATTATTTTATCCGTTTTGTTCTTGTCCCATAACCATTCATAAACATAAAGGTCATGTCGTGACTGTCATTAAAACAACTGCTCACCGCCCAACCTAAACCAGCTCCCATATGAACCAGTAGACATTCATTCTCTAGCTCTAGatgaaaaagggaaaaggctCCAAGACACCAATTATTGTCACCCAATGACAAAAAAATCTCGGTGCATCTGtccaaaagagaaaaccAGCGGTTTGAAAAGTTTCAGTCTATAGAGACAAATCATCACCATTTCTCTACCCACTTAAGAGGTAAAGGCAGTGGAGGAGATGACGTTGTTCTTAGCGCCCCACGCCTTGATGTCAGCCTCAGAGTTGTCGTAAGCTCCAGACAGGTTGAACTGGCTGGGGATACCCTCAACTCGGTGGGTGGAGTTGATGTTCTTGACCAGCACAATCTGGAAGCAGGTGGCAGAGCCCTGTCGAGAGATGATGGTAGAGTAGGCCAAGAAGTACTCCCAAATCTGTGACACAAGATCAGTATTCGCAACATCTACTTTTTACAAATGACAGAAAACTTACGCGGAACCATCGCTTGCCGTACTTGGCCTCAACCTTGTCACGGTTGCCCATCCAGTTGCGGTACCACTTCCAGAGAGTAGAAGAGTAGTGAACACCAATGGTATCGACATTCTTGACCTCAAAGCCAGCACCCTCCAGCTTGTCAATGACCCAGCCGAGAGGGGTAGAAGCATCGGCACCGGGGAAGATGTACTTGTTCATGAACAGACCCCAGATCAGATCCTCGTACTGCCAAGCCTTTCGGAGACCGGCAATCTGCAGGAAGAAgacaccatcgtcatcaagcaTGTTGTAGACCTGGCCAAGGAAGCTTCCAAAGTGACGGACACCGACGTGCTCGGCCATCTCAAGACAGGTGATCTTGTTGTAGCGGCCCTCGGGAACAGGAATGTCGCGGTAGTCCATGCAGAGAATCTTGCTTTGCTCCTCGGGGACGCCAACCTTGCGCATGGCGCTGTTGCCCCAGGCGGTCTGGTTGCGACCAAGAGTGATACCGGTAACCTTGGCGCCGTAGTTCTCGCTGGCAAATCGGGCGAGGGTGccccagccgcagccaatATCCAGCAGTCTCTCGTCCTTCTTGAGCTCAATCTTCTCGCAGACAACAGTCAACTTGTTGTcctggagctgctcgagGCTCTCCTCAGAGTTGATGTCAGAGATGATACCAGAGGTGTAGATCATGCGAGGACCGAGGAACCAGCCGTAAAAGTCATCACCGCGGTCATAGTGGTCTCGGACCTGCTCCTCATCTGCGTAGTGGGGACGAAGCATGTTAGCACATGTTTTAGCTCTTGTCAATTGGTGTAAGAGAAGCTTACCCTGAGAACGAGTGTGCATGATGAGCTCGGGAATCATGCCCAGCAAAAAGTACTTGATCAGGCTGACGGTGAAGCGGAAGCTAGCCCAGTCGTGGCGGTACTCGAGGACCTCGAGGCAGTCGCCCTTGAAGTCGACGTCACCGTCAAAGTACATCTCGTGGAAGGTCTCCATGGGGATCTTGTTGGTGCCATGGTACTTGGCACGGTCGGCCTCCTTCTTGAACTCGAGGTAGTACTCAACGGGACGGCCGGGGTACTTGGCCTTTGTGGTCTTGCGGGGGGAGATGGCGGAGATGACAAGCCACCAGCCCGCCAGGATGGGCAGATCAAAgaggatggcgaagaagatgaaggtcTTGAGGCCACCGCCAACCTTCCACTTCAGCCAGAAGGGAACGCCAAacaggatggagaagaggatctTGTTGTTGAAGGAGTCGGAGCCCGGTCCATCAGCTGGGAGAGGAGCATTCTTGATGGAGGGGTACTAGATGGAGGGACAAGCAATCAGCTCACTAGTTCATCATCTGTGAGGGCAATTGGAGACGCTTTGGAAGAATGCACGCAGAGTGAAGAGCAGAGAatgcagaagcagcagcagcagcagcagcagcaagcaattcctctctccatctcttcacaTACATACATCCTGGGGGAGCTTCGCCAAGAACACGTCATGCAGCCAAATCAGATCATCATACCTTGGTGGTGCGGACACCGCAATCTTCATCCTTCTCAAAAGTAGGGGCAGTGGGCTTGGGAGTCTCAATGAACTCAAACTCGCTCTCACTGCCCGTCACACTCGTGGGCTTGGACATCTTGACGACGTTTTTCGTGGCCAAAACCAATTGGCGGTGGAAAACGGTCAAGAGAAAAAGGTTGGTGTGTTGGTGACAGAAGGGCAAAACAAAGGCGGGCAGCAAACTTGAAGGACTTCTGGCCAGATCCTCCTCTTGTTGGCTCCTCCAAAAGCGGTGGAGCAAAAAgagggcagaaaaaaagggacctCCACTCGAATTGGTACCACTTCCAATTGGGATCTGCTATCACAATTGCCCGTCCTTTCGTATCGCAGCTCGTCGTTTCCAAGggaggggaaagaaaaaaaaagcccgtTGTTTGAGCTTGGCCTGCTTAGCGGAGGGGCGGTGAGGGGCAGCAGCGTCTAGGCGGCCGGGCGGGCTGGGAGCCGTATCTGCGGCGCAGCAGTGGCGCGCTGCC is drawn from Trichoderma atroviride chromosome 7, complete sequence and contains these coding sequences:
- a CDS encoding uncharacterized protein (EggNog:ENOG41), which encodes MRKGAEEVAAAAAAAPRIIKYPHPPTHSISLIPTPSHLFHFSALTFNAHSIHLDPGYARWQDGHKTILVHGPLTLALMLRVLNDHVAGAGRGLVKSIVYRNYAPLYVGEEMTVCVRRVRDEEWDVWVQGPEGGMAAKGSVVVDASKM
- a CDS encoding uncharacterized protein (EggNog:ENOG41), whose protein sequence is MQPRGLRVAGPLRHQRPSKSPIPSSITAAASNHFSTSSKYTPVNIQEMKSRPPKIIRDYLTPMPSHLLTTTLSDLLHAPPPLSSSLLMSSERHLPQGHHLVYFPLQTAASGLAFDGADRDHAPSGEFTKRLWAGGGGAVWGGVKGWCLMGGRGCVGRRLGM
- a CDS encoding uncharacterized protein (TransMembrane:2 (o58-74i86-107o)), coding for MSKPTSVTGSESEFEFIETPKPTAPTFEKDEDCGVRTTKYPSIKNAPLPADGPGSDSFNNKILFSILFGVPFWLKWKVGGGLKTFIFFAILFDLPILAGWWLVISAISPRKTTKAKYPGRPVEYYLEFKKEADRAKYHGTNKIPMETFHEMYFDGDVDFKGDCLEVLEYRHDWASFRFTVSLIKYFLLGMIPELIMHTRSQDEEQVRDHYDRGDDFYGWFLGPRMIYTSGIISDINSEESLEQLQDNKLTVVCEKIELKKDERLLDIGCGWGTLARFASENYGAKVTGITLGRNQTAWGNSAMRKVGVPEEQSKILCMDYRDIPVPEGRYNKITCLEMAEHVGVRHFGSFLGQVYNMLDDDGVFFLQIAGLRKAWQYEDLIWGLFMNKYIFPGADASTPLGWVIDKLEGAGFEVKNVDTIGVHYSSTLWKWYRNWMGNRDKVEAKYGKRWFRIWEYFLAYSTIISRQGSATCFQIVLVKNINSTHRVEGIPSQFNLSGAYDNSEADIKAWGAKNNVISSTAFTS